DNA sequence from the Cohnella herbarum genome:
AGTTGTTCCGATTTTGGCGTGCGTTTTTTTCACGATCGTTACCCCCAAAATGTTTGATATTTCGTGGTTCGTGGAAGTTCCAACTTCATGCAACATCCGCTGATTATGGTATTTCCAAACTGGCGAGAATTAAGTCACAGACTTGCCCAACACTCTGCCCGACTTCGAATTCGATCCTTAATAAACACAAAAAAACCGCCAGGGAGAATATCCCCAACGGCTTCTTCTGTTCTATTCGTATTTCACCGCATTCTTCGCATCGATAACTTCGACGGCCGATTCCTTCGCTTCCTGCTGGTCGTACATCTTACCGAGCTTCCAACCAATCCCGATATTCACCACCGCCATGGCCGAGAATAAGACGACGTCTCCCCACGGCTCTGGAAGCAGCAGATCGCCCAGAAGCCAACCGCCGGTCATCGAGGCCCCCATAATCACGCCCTTCACCGACGACTTAACGTAAGATTTGCCCATTCGCTCACCCTCCCGTTGATCCTCGTATACGCACTCCTCGCTCTGATGACTAGCTTGAAGTATGCAGGCTACCCGCGAAGGTTCTCGGTTCCCTCTAAGACCGATTGTATGACGAGGACAAGAGCGAATATACCTGAAAATAGAGCCGGGCTGCCGAATCGATCTTACGAACCGGCTCACGTGTCCATCTGTTAATCTTCTTCAAATAACCGTTCGCCTTTATGCAGCCTCCAGGCGATTTTAGCCGTATGCGGAAGCTCGCGCGCGGTTGGCGCGTGCGCCGCCAAATATCGGGTGCAGGCGAGCAGCATCGTTTCTCTGGCCTTCTCCGCCAAAGTTCCTTCCGCCGCTTGCCAGCGGTCGAACTCGGCCACTGCGGCTTCGTACATTTGGAAAGAATGGAATTCCGCATCCTCCCGCAACAGCGCATGGCCAAGCGTGTTCAGCAACGCTGCCGGATCGCCATCGCCATGAATGTAGTCCATCACCCATTGGGCGGCCGGTCCGACCTGCTGGCGCTGATCGAGCAAGTCGAGCAGTTCCTGAAGGTTCGACGAAGCTGCGGAGTCGGACGGTTTGGGCCGCGAGGCTGTCGGTACGTTTAAGAAACGGTCAAGATATACGCTGACGGCTCCATGAAAAATCGCTCGTTGCAGAAGGGGCTCATCCGATTGCAGCAGCCTTTCATGCACGGCGTGAGCATACGTGAACGTATGGAGCACGGCAATCCAATCGGCGAAATCGTTCTGCGTATGGAAACGAACGATCCGTTCCGCGGCGGCCAAAGCAACGATCTGCGCCACTTGCGCCGGAGCCGTTCCCGCTATGAGCAGATCGCGCAGCAAAGCGATCGTCTGTTCCGGCGCATCGCTTAGCAATTGCCGCAGCAATTGCTCTTCCTTCTCGGCGGACAGCCGCGAATTCGTTGACCCGTCGGCAAGCTTCTCCTTCGCCGAATGGTTCTCCAGCTCAATGACCGCTTGCTTGATCGGCTCTACAAGGTTCACCGGCGCTTGCCATTGGTGCAGTTCCTCGCTGCGTATCGGACGAGCCATCATCGGCACGAGCGAAGTTAAAATTCGCACCTTTTGCGAAGAGTCCGCCCACTCCAACGCCTCAAAAGCTTTGCTGTGGAAATCGAACGCATGACCGCCGTCCAAGTAAAAGTGATCCGTTGCGGCAACGAGCATCATTTCCGATAGTCGTTTCGTATCAATTCCTTTCCTTATCGCTGTGATCAGAACTTTCTCTGCGCCTTGCGTATCCCGTACTTCTATGCAACTGCGATACCACTCGGTCAATCGTTCGAACGGCACGTCGGCCGACGGCAGCGCAGTGAGCAAGTGACGGGTTCCTCTGCCCGAGCTGCCGCGAGCGACGTGGACAAGACCTTGATACAAGGCGAGTATTTTGCCGTTCTTGTCAAGCTTGTCGACGCTTTGCGTCATCGCGGTCAGAATCGTAAGTCCGGAGTTCCAGCCCGTTCCGTATGTCGTACCGAATTCAATGCCAATGCGGGCGATGTCCTGTTCCGGCACTCCCGCTTCGATCAATCCGACGACCGCTTTCGCGATGACGATGCCGATGTTTTGCTCGAGACCTTCTTTTAATTTATGCTTATA
Encoded proteins:
- a CDS encoding Rieske (2Fe-2S) protein, yielding MSVSLNWISAGELEALKQAGAKVIRGGIAVFYHEDKVYAVDNRCPHLGFPLHMGSLCDGILTCHWHHARFDVCSGGTLDPWADDVPSHEVRVDGGEVWVNPVSRRADGAEKYKHKLKEGLEQNIGIVIAKAVVGLIEAGVPEQDIARIGIEFGTTYGTGWNSGLTILTAMTQSVDKLDKNGKILALYQGLVHVARGSSGRGTRHLLTALPSADVPFERLTEWYRSCIEVRDTQGAEKVLITAIRKGIDTKRLSEMMLVAATDHFYLDGGHAFDFHSKAFEALEWADSSQKVRILTSLVPMMARPIRSEELHQWQAPVNLVEPIKQAVIELENHSAKEKLADGSTNSRLSAEKEEQLLRQLLSDAPEQTIALLRDLLIAGTAPAQVAQIVALAAAERIVRFHTQNDFADWIAVLHTFTYAHAVHERLLQSDEPLLQRAIFHGAVSVYLDRFLNVPTASRPKPSDSAASSNLQELLDLLDQRQQVGPAAQWVMDYIHGDGDPAALLNTLGHALLREDAEFHSFQMYEAAVAEFDRWQAAEGTLAEKARETMLLACTRYLAAHAPTARELPHTAKIAWRLHKGERLFEED